A stretch of the Marivirga tractuosa DSM 4126 genome encodes the following:
- a CDS encoding anthranilate synthase component II, whose amino-acid sequence MILIVDNFDSFTYNLVDYFNQLGEECEVIRNDVAPEKLNKRKYSAVVLSPGPGKPEEAGFLMDYIESFENELPILGICLGHQAIAKHHGIDVIKAIRPMHGKLSRVHLLLDDELFQGINQNFQAVRYHSLVVGSLEDTILLPLANTQENENMIFKHQLLPIYGIQYHPEAALTEHGLKILSNWNSLVKQKSQAIENKL is encoded by the coding sequence ATGATTTTAATTGTTGATAATTTCGATTCATTCACCTACAATTTGGTTGATTATTTTAATCAGTTGGGAGAGGAATGCGAAGTTATCAGAAATGATGTTGCACCTGAAAAGCTTAATAAAAGGAAATATTCGGCAGTAGTTTTATCTCCCGGTCCAGGAAAACCTGAAGAAGCTGGTTTTTTAATGGACTACATTGAGAGTTTTGAAAATGAGCTACCAATTCTTGGTATATGTCTAGGACATCAGGCGATTGCCAAACATCATGGTATTGATGTGATAAAAGCCATAAGACCTATGCATGGCAAACTATCTAGGGTTCATCTTTTATTAGATGATGAATTATTTCAAGGAATAAATCAAAACTTTCAAGCAGTGAGATATCATTCCTTGGTGGTGGGAAGTTTGGAAGATACTATCTTGCTTCCTTTGGCGAACACTCAAGAAAATGAAAACATGATTTTTAAACATCAATTGCTTCCAATCTATGGTATTCAGTATCATCCTGAAGCAGCACTTACTGAGCATGGATTAAAAATTTTATCAAACTGGAATTCTTTAGTTAAGCAAAAAAGTCAAGCAATAGAGAATAAATTGTAG
- a CDS encoding CvpA family protein, translating into MKTLDIILLIPLFFGAYLGFKKGLLLEIVSLVALILAILGAFKLLDFGMEVLQPYFQNWEQALPIISFILLFIAILLIVNLVGKIVKKILDMTLLGGLDNFAGAVIGLLKWAFGVSLVLWLGESIEISVSAEMAEGTYIYPIVASIAPFVVDLISNYMPFIQDVFNQLKSQFLFDQS; encoded by the coding sequence TTGAAGACCCTCGATATTATTTTGCTGATACCATTGTTTTTTGGAGCTTATTTGGGCTTCAAAAAAGGATTGTTATTGGAAATTGTTTCCTTGGTCGCACTGATTTTAGCCATACTAGGGGCTTTCAAATTATTGGACTTTGGCATGGAAGTGTTACAACCTTATTTCCAAAATTGGGAGCAAGCCCTGCCTATTATCTCCTTTATCTTACTTTTTATAGCAATTTTGCTGATAGTGAATTTGGTAGGGAAGATTGTCAAAAAGATTTTGGATATGACCTTGTTAGGCGGCTTAGATAATTTTGCTGGAGCAGTAATAGGCTTATTGAAATGGGCTTTTGGAGTCAGTTTAGTACTTTGGTTGGGAGAATCAATTGAAATAAGTGTTTCTGCTGAAATGGCTGAAGGAACTTATATTTATCCTATCGTGGCTTCTATTGCTCCATTTGTGGTAGATTTAATTTCTAATTATATGCCATTTATTCAGGATGTTTTCAATCAATTGAAGTCTCAATTCTTATTCGATCAATCATGA
- a CDS encoding GatB/YqeY domain-containing protein, producing MSLKQQIDTDIKNAMKAKNKEELQALRSVKSMILLAESEKGAEENLTEDAEMKLLMKAAKQRRESADTYKSNGREELAQAELFELDVIERYLPKQMSEQELRSKLEDIISKLGASGPQDMGKVMGVATKELAGKADGKMISQLVKEILAS from the coding sequence ATGAGCTTAAAACAACAAATTGATACGGATATTAAAAATGCAATGAAAGCTAAAAATAAAGAAGAGCTTCAAGCATTGCGTTCTGTAAAGTCTATGATTTTATTAGCAGAATCAGAAAAAGGCGCAGAAGAAAACCTTACTGAAGATGCTGAAATGAAATTATTAATGAAAGCAGCTAAACAGAGAAGAGAATCAGCAGACACTTATAAGAGTAATGGTAGAGAGGAACTGGCTCAAGCAGAATTATTTGAATTAGATGTAATTGAAAGGTATTTGCCAAAGCAAATGTCTGAGCAGGAGTTGAGATCAAAATTAGAAGATATTATTTCCAAGTTAGGTGCTTCTGGCCCACAAGATATGGGTAAAGTAATGGGAGTTGCTACTAAGGAATTAGCTGGTAAAGCTGATGGAAAGATGATTTCCCAATTAGTTAAAGAAATCTTGGCTTCTTGA
- a CDS encoding pyridoxine 5'-phosphate synthase has protein sequence MTSLSVNINKIATLRNARGGENPNVVNVAKDCERFGAQGITIHPRPDERHITTKDVYDLAPIVTTEFNIEGYPDERFLELVKNNNPAQATLVPDPPGVLTSNAGWDTVKHQDFLKDVISQLKNMGVRTSIFTGTDLKHIEAAAKLGTDRIELYTEPYAANYAKDREKAVEPFVLAAKKAQEVGLGINAGHDLSLENLKFLKEKIPFLDEVSIGHALICDALYFGLENTIQLYLRELRED, from the coding sequence ATGACAAGCTTAAGCGTCAATATCAATAAGATTGCCACTTTGCGGAATGCAAGAGGCGGTGAAAACCCAAATGTAGTCAATGTTGCCAAAGATTGCGAACGTTTCGGTGCACAAGGTATTACTATTCATCCACGACCTGATGAACGACATATCACCACAAAAGATGTCTATGATTTAGCACCAATTGTGACTACTGAATTTAATATTGAAGGCTATCCTGATGAGCGATTTTTAGAATTGGTGAAGAACAATAATCCTGCTCAGGCTACTTTGGTCCCTGATCCACCAGGTGTTTTAACATCTAATGCGGGTTGGGATACAGTCAAACATCAAGATTTTTTGAAAGATGTAATTTCACAATTAAAAAATATGGGAGTACGAACTTCTATTTTTACTGGCACTGATCTTAAGCATATTGAAGCAGCTGCAAAATTAGGTACTGACAGAATTGAACTGTATACAGAACCTTATGCTGCGAATTACGCTAAGGATAGAGAAAAAGCAGTAGAACCTTTTGTTTTGGCTGCCAAAAAAGCTCAGGAAGTAGGCTTAGGGATTAATGCCGGTCATGATTTAAGCTTAGAAAACTTGAAATTCTTAAAAGAAAAAATTCCTTTTTTGGATGAAGTTAGCATTGGCCATGCTTTAATTTGCGATGCGCTTTATTTTGGGTTGGAGAATACGATTCAGTTGTATTTGAGAGAGCTCAGAGAAGATTGA
- a CDS encoding transposase: MKAKVKLIEKYRKYSEGFKKSIVDDFESGKFSVSQLERIHKISNQSIYKWIYKYSNHNERGQRIVEMKDSSTEKLKALEQRIKELEQTVGQKQIQIDYFEKMIDVAKTELDIDIKKNSNTPQSSGSATTRRK; this comes from the coding sequence ATGAAAGCGAAGGTAAAATTAATTGAGAAGTACCGTAAGTATTCGGAAGGCTTTAAAAAATCTATTGTCGATGATTTTGAAAGTGGTAAATTTAGTGTGAGCCAATTGGAGCGCATACACAAGATTTCTAATCAGAGTATCTATAAATGGATTTATAAATACTCGAACCATAATGAACGTGGTCAACGCATAGTAGAGATGAAAGACAGTAGTACAGAAAAATTGAAAGCTTTGGAGCAACGCATCAAGGAGTTAGAGCAAACAGTTGGTCAGAAGCAGATACAGATTGATTATTTTGAAAAGATGATTGATGTAGCCAAGACTGAATTAGATATCGACATCAAAAAAAACTCCAACACCCCACAATCGAGTGGTTCAGCAACAACCAGAAGAAAATAA
- a CDS encoding IS3 family transposase: protein MNQLYETIGISKQAVHQYAKRQAIFDKKVADLVMEADQLREAHPGCGVEKMYDTLRPDFIGRDRFVSLFMALGYRLKAKRNYRRTTYSSDVYYPNLIKGMKIKGPSLIWQSDITYIRIGEKFYYAVFIIDVYTKKIVGYHVGDHMRATANIKALKMAFKDHKPPKIHHSDRGSQYIYHQYIDLLRSENCEISMAKTAQDNAYAERINRTIKNDYIELWQPSSFDELKRKMKKAVQHYNNVRPHNHIGKMSPEEFEKKLLMKSTFHQQSITIFNNEINV from the coding sequence ATGAACCAGTTGTATGAAACCATAGGCATTAGCAAGCAGGCTGTACATCAGTATGCAAAGCGTCAAGCTATCTTTGATAAGAAAGTAGCAGATTTAGTTATGGAGGCTGATCAGTTAAGAGAAGCCCATCCCGGTTGTGGGGTTGAGAAAATGTATGACACACTACGTCCTGATTTCATTGGAAGAGATCGCTTTGTATCTCTGTTCATGGCACTAGGCTACCGTTTAAAAGCTAAAAGAAATTACAGAAGGACTACTTATTCCTCAGATGTGTATTATCCTAACCTCATCAAAGGAATGAAGATAAAAGGTCCTTCTCTGATTTGGCAATCTGACATCACTTATATCCGCATAGGTGAAAAGTTTTATTATGCTGTATTTATCATTGATGTTTATACAAAGAAAATAGTCGGCTATCATGTAGGTGATCATATGCGAGCGACTGCCAATATTAAGGCGCTTAAAATGGCATTTAAAGATCATAAACCACCTAAGATCCATCATTCAGATCGAGGTAGCCAGTATATCTATCATCAGTATATTGATCTTCTAAGAAGTGAAAATTGTGAAATAAGTATGGCTAAAACTGCACAGGATAATGCTTATGCAGAGCGAATCAATCGAACAATCAAAAATGATTATATCGAATTATGGCAGCCCTCCAGCTTTGATGAGTTAAAAAGGAAAATGAAAAAAGCAGTACAGCACTACAATAATGTAAGACCACATAACCATATTGGAAAAATGAGTCCAGAAGAATTTGAGAAAAAATTGTTGATGAAAAGTACTTTTCATCAACAATCAATCACTATATTCAATAATGAAATAAATGTTTAA
- a CDS encoding alpha/beta fold hydrolase codes for MKLNYKELGDGGQPLIILHGLFGSSDNWMTIGRKLSEQFHVYLVDQRNHGDSPHDDVHNYEVMAEDLEEFIESNNIENPHIIGHSMGGKTAMYFAVQHPDLYDKLVVVDIAPKAYPVHHDTILEGLCSLKLDELESRGDADKKLSEYVPEKGVRQFLLKNLTRNENKKFEWKINLSVLEKNIEVVGKGLEKRLSTEKDTLFIGGKNSNYIKSEDHIAINNFFPNAKIEMVEDAGHWIHAEKPEDFLNLIEDFLR; via the coding sequence ATGAAATTAAATTATAAAGAATTAGGAGATGGCGGACAGCCGCTAATTATTTTACACGGACTTTTTGGTTCTTCTGATAATTGGATGACAATTGGACGAAAGTTGTCAGAGCAATTCCATGTTTATTTAGTAGATCAGCGAAACCATGGTGATTCACCTCATGATGATGTGCACAATTATGAGGTGATGGCTGAAGATTTGGAAGAATTTATTGAATCCAACAATATTGAAAATCCTCATATTATTGGTCATTCAATGGGCGGAAAAACAGCTATGTATTTTGCCGTTCAGCATCCAGATTTATATGATAAATTAGTAGTGGTCGATATTGCACCAAAAGCATATCCCGTTCATCATGATACTATTTTGGAAGGATTATGTAGTCTTAAATTAGATGAACTTGAATCAAGAGGTGATGCAGATAAAAAATTGTCTGAGTATGTGCCTGAAAAGGGTGTAAGGCAGTTTTTACTCAAAAACCTGACCAGAAATGAGAATAAAAAATTCGAGTGGAAAATCAATTTATCTGTTTTAGAAAAGAACATTGAGGTAGTGGGTAAAGGATTAGAGAAGAGATTATCCACTGAGAAGGATACATTATTCATAGGAGGCAAAAATTCTAACTATATAAAATCGGAAGATCATATTGCCATCAACAATTTCTTCCCGAATGCCAAAATTGAAATGGTAGAAGATGCAGGGCATTGGATTCATGCCGAAAAACCAGAAGACTTTTTAAATTTGATTGAAGACTTTTTGCGATAA
- a CDS encoding YciI family protein, whose product MKNLLLLCLLLVSPFLVFSQNPDYDKNLADSLGADDYGMKSYTLVMLKTGGGNIEDKARVDSLFRGHMENIGRMAEAGELIVAGPLGENSNDYRGIYIFDEPDKAKVAELLLTDPAIKADLLAYDIYNWYGSAALPVYLETHSKIEKIRP is encoded by the coding sequence ATGAAAAATCTACTCTTGCTTTGCCTTTTATTAGTCTCCCCATTTTTGGTGTTCTCACAAAATCCTGATTATGATAAGAATTTAGCCGACTCATTAGGCGCTGATGATTACGGGATGAAATCTTATACATTGGTGATGCTGAAAACTGGTGGGGGAAATATAGAGGACAAAGCAAGAGTTGATAGTTTGTTCAGAGGACATATGGAAAATATTGGAAGAATGGCTGAAGCAGGTGAATTGATTGTGGCTGGTCCTTTGGGTGAAAATAGTAATGATTATCGAGGGATTTATATTTTTGATGAACCTGATAAGGCAAAAGTAGCAGAGCTTTTACTTACCGATCCTGCCATAAAAGCAGATTTATTAGCTTATGATATTTACAATTGGTATGGATCAGCCGCTTTACCTGTTTATTTAGAAACTCATTCTAAAATCGAAAAAATCCGCCCATAA
- a CDS encoding trimeric intracellular cation channel family protein: protein MQIQYALELLGTLVFAISGALAVKDKSEDWFGAGFTGFVTAIGGGTLRDIMLGSYPLSWVGDMTIIYTILFGVLLTSFFNKFLQKLRKTLSLFDSMGIALFTVAGVEKALSMGLRWEIAAIMGMFSAVFGGVIRDTLVNETPVIFRKEIYASVCLVGGMLYTLLNYFQLDRDLNFIVTASFIMSARLLAVKYHINFPKI from the coding sequence ATGCAAATCCAATATGCACTTGAACTTCTAGGAACCTTAGTTTTTGCTATTTCAGGTGCATTAGCTGTAAAAGACAAGTCAGAAGATTGGTTTGGTGCAGGTTTTACAGGATTTGTAACAGCAATTGGAGGCGGAACTTTAAGAGATATCATGTTAGGCAGCTACCCATTATCGTGGGTTGGCGATATGACTATTATCTACACTATTCTTTTTGGTGTATTGCTCACCAGTTTTTTCAATAAATTCCTCCAAAAACTACGAAAAACTTTGAGCCTATTTGACTCAATGGGAATTGCGCTCTTTACTGTTGCAGGAGTTGAAAAAGCATTATCCATGGGTTTAAGATGGGAAATTGCTGCAATCATGGGAATGTTCTCTGCTGTTTTTGGAGGAGTAATTCGCGACACATTAGTAAATGAAACACCCGTTATTTTCCGTAAGGAAATTTATGCTAGTGTATGCCTTGTGGGCGGAATGCTTTATACTCTCCTAAACTATTTCCAACTTGATAGAGATCTTAACTTTATTGTGACGGCTTCCTTTATAATGTCAGCACGCCTGCTAGCAGTAAAATACCATATTAATTTCCCTAAAATATAA
- a CDS encoding MltF family protein, translating into MMKFFNKSFYILLTVLFSLTWACSTKTDTKSQDVSYDIEPVDFDFDKIKERGYLTAVVDNSATSYFIYKGQPMGYEYEMLNWLADDLDVELKIIKDNSISSALEKVNRGEADIAAFNLTVTKDRKRYVDFTNPLYFVRQVLVQRKPENWRQMKVHEIENQLIRDPIQLTGKKVHVRKSSAFSTRLANLSDEIGGDIIIIEDSSSLEVETLIRMVAEGEIEYTVSDEDVAMLNATYYPIIDVKTPVSFSQQIAWAMRSNADTLENKINSWLEERQKETDYYVIYNKYFKNLKRSVDRSYSEFSSVGGDKLSSFDEEIKATAQEIGWDWKLLAALIYQESKFDPKVKSWAGAKGLMQMMEPTAREFGAKNLYDPSQSLEAGGNYINWLQNAFTKQIQDSVERQKYVLASYNVGIGHMQDAIRLTKKYGGDPTKWEGNVEKYLLLKSQKKYYTDPVVKYGYCRGEEPVNYVHEILERYQQYVLLLNASTIEDGDEAPVI; encoded by the coding sequence ATGATGAAATTTTTCAACAAGTCTTTTTACATTCTGCTAACAGTTCTATTTAGTTTAACGTGGGCATGTTCCACAAAAACTGATACCAAATCACAGGATGTATCCTACGATATTGAACCTGTAGATTTTGATTTTGATAAAATTAAAGAAAGGGGGTATCTAACTGCGGTGGTCGATAATAGTGCAACCAGTTATTTTATCTACAAGGGTCAGCCAATGGGCTATGAATATGAAATGTTAAATTGGTTAGCAGACGATTTAGATGTTGAATTGAAAATAATAAAAGATAATAGTATTTCTTCTGCGCTTGAGAAAGTGAATAGAGGTGAAGCGGATATTGCAGCTTTTAATTTGACCGTCACTAAAGATAGAAAACGATATGTGGATTTTACAAATCCTTTGTACTTCGTAAGACAAGTTTTGGTACAGCGGAAACCAGAAAACTGGAGGCAAATGAAGGTCCATGAAATTGAAAATCAACTCATAAGAGACCCAATCCAATTAACAGGCAAGAAAGTACATGTTAGAAAGAGTTCTGCTTTTTCAACTCGTTTAGCTAATCTTTCAGATGAAATTGGTGGTGACATTATAATTATTGAAGATAGTAGTAGTTTGGAGGTAGAAACATTAATAAGAATGGTGGCGGAAGGGGAGATTGAATATACAGTTTCAGATGAAGATGTTGCAATGTTAAATGCTACTTACTATCCCATAATAGATGTGAAAACTCCTGTGAGTTTTTCTCAGCAAATTGCCTGGGCTATGAGGTCAAATGCTGACACCTTGGAGAATAAAATTAACAGTTGGTTAGAAGAGAGACAAAAGGAAACCGATTACTACGTGATCTACAACAAGTATTTCAAAAATTTAAAAAGATCGGTAGATAGGTCTTATTCTGAGTTTTCATCGGTTGGAGGGGATAAACTTTCTTCTTTTGATGAAGAAATCAAGGCTACTGCACAGGAAATTGGGTGGGACTGGAAATTATTGGCAGCACTAATATACCAAGAAAGTAAATTCGACCCTAAAGTGAAATCCTGGGCAGGAGCTAAGGGATTGATGCAAATGATGGAACCTACAGCTCGTGAATTTGGAGCTAAAAATTTATACGATCCTAGTCAAAGCTTAGAAGCTGGGGGCAACTATATTAACTGGTTACAAAACGCATTTACCAAGCAAATTCAAGACAGCGTGGAAAGACAGAAGTATGTTTTAGCTTCTTATAATGTCGGTATTGGGCATATGCAAGATGCGATTCGCCTAACAAAAAAATATGGTGGAGATCCAACTAAATGGGAAGGGAATGTTGAAAAATACCTTTTATTAAAATCTCAAAAGAAATATTATACAGATCCGGTGGTGAAATATGGCTATTGCAGGGGCGAAGAGCCTGTAAATTATGTACATGAAATTTTAGAGAGGTACCAGCAATATGTTTTATTGTTGAATGCGTCAACTATTGAGGATGGGGATGAAGCCCCGGTTATTTAA
- a CDS encoding DUF4199 domain-containing protein, which yields MENQELESGTNQHSVKWGLILGLISIIITLLVYLIDITLLAQSVVGIIIFVVYLAALIYAGRDYRSKLGGYMSFGKAFTHAFVVLVIAGFVGTVFNYLLFNFIDPDIVPILVEAQMGNAMKTMEALGGAGNTEMMDGMADGIKESYTLKGQAMGFLWSLIIYAIGALIVGAINKKKNKEEEF from the coding sequence ATGGAAAATCAAGAATTAGAATCTGGAACAAATCAACACTCGGTAAAATGGGGTTTAATATTGGGATTAATTTCCATTATTATTACACTCCTTGTTTATCTTATTGATATTACACTCTTAGCACAATCTGTCGTTGGGATCATTATTTTTGTGGTTTATTTAGCAGCTCTGATATATGCAGGACGAGACTACCGATCTAAATTAGGAGGATATATGTCCTTTGGGAAAGCTTTTACGCATGCTTTTGTAGTATTAGTGATTGCAGGTTTTGTAGGAACAGTTTTTAATTATTTATTATTTAATTTCATTGATCCAGACATTGTTCCAATCTTAGTAGAGGCACAAATGGGAAATGCAATGAAGACTATGGAAGCATTGGGTGGAGCTGGAAATACTGAAATGATGGATGGCATGGCAGATGGAATTAAAGAAAGCTATACCTTGAAAGGCCAGGCAATGGGCTTTTTATGGAGCCTGATTATTTATGCTATTGGAGCCTTAATTGTAGGGGCAATCAATAAGAAGAAGAACAAAGAAGAAGAATTTTAG
- a CDS encoding nuclear transport factor 2 family protein, with protein sequence MKKILLLSAFIFCNYFWGFSQNYQNDSTYIAKIIHDVFDGMRESDTSKMAPYMHPKVKMQSLNVGDSGNQISQLNGAEGWLKAVANNNGAVWNEVIDNLRITSDGAIATAWMDYKFYLGDQLSHCGTNSFQLIKMDEKWKIIYIIDSRKTKDCN encoded by the coding sequence ATGAAGAAAATTTTACTTTTATCTGCTTTTATCTTTTGTAATTATTTTTGGGGCTTCTCACAAAATTATCAAAATGATTCTACGTATATAGCAAAAATTATCCACGATGTTTTTGATGGGATGAGAGAATCGGATACTTCCAAAATGGCTCCATACATGCATCCAAAGGTAAAAATGCAAAGCTTGAATGTGGGAGACAGCGGCAATCAGATCAGTCAATTGAATGGAGCAGAGGGCTGGCTGAAGGCAGTAGCTAATAATAATGGAGCAGTTTGGAATGAAGTAATAGATAATTTGAGGATCACATCTGATGGCGCCATTGCCACTGCTTGGATGGATTATAAATTTTATTTAGGGGATCAATTGAGCCATTGCGGAACAAATTCATTCCAATTAATAAAAATGGATGAAAAGTGGAAAATTATTTATATAATTGATTCAAGAAAGACAAAGGATTGTAATTAG
- a CDS encoding RluA family pseudouridine synthase, whose protein sequence is MYPNFTTFAFMTYQEFLQIVMYEDNHLLVVNKPSGMLVQGDQTGDTPISEHAKEYIAKKYDKPGKVFCGTPHRIDRPVSGTLVLARTSKALERVSKLFHDGEVDKTYWAITEKRPPKTEDTITHWLKKDSNKNLTHAHMSDKKGGLKSTLSYRLVRALGDRNLIEVKPHTGRPHQIRVQLARIGCPIIGDVKYGFPKPTKDGSIALHARAISFVHPVKKEPFNVVSPIPKAFVWSFFEDVI, encoded by the coding sequence TTGTACCCAAATTTTACGACTTTTGCATTTATGACTTATCAGGAATTTTTACAAATAGTAATGTATGAGGATAACCACCTTTTAGTGGTTAACAAACCTTCAGGTATGCTAGTTCAGGGAGATCAAACAGGGGATACTCCAATATCGGAACATGCGAAAGAATATATAGCTAAAAAATATGATAAGCCAGGTAAAGTATTCTGTGGCACACCTCACCGAATTGACCGACCCGTGAGCGGCACCTTGGTTTTGGCAAGAACTTCTAAAGCGCTGGAGCGAGTGTCAAAATTATTTCATGATGGTGAGGTCGATAAAACCTATTGGGCAATTACTGAAAAAAGACCACCCAAAACAGAAGATACTATTACCCATTGGCTCAAAAAAGATTCTAATAAGAATTTGACTCACGCCCATATGAGTGATAAAAAAGGAGGATTGAAATCTACGCTTTCCTATCGTCTGGTTCGTGCATTGGGCGACAGAAACTTGATAGAAGTCAAACCACACACAGGACGTCCGCATCAAATTAGAGTGCAGTTGGCTAGAATTGGATGTCCGATTATTGGAGATGTGAAATATGGATTCCCTAAACCGACTAAAGATGGTTCAATAGCTTTGCATGCCAGAGCAATTAGCTTTGTGCATCCTGTGAAAAAAGAGCCATTCAATGTAGTAAGTCCTATTCCAAAAGCATTTGTTTGGTCGTTTTTTGAGGATGTGATCTAA
- a CDS encoding class I SAM-dependent rRNA methyltransferase, with the protein MQSPLPIINLKKGKEKSLERFHPWIFSGAIHPVPQEVKEGDFVEIQTQDKRFIGIGYFQVGSIAVRMLTFQKEEINQDFWKRKLQSSIELRKTANLWNNTETNVFRLVHGEGDGFPGLIVDYYDGCVVFQAHTVGMYQIKEVFLEALKDLLGEQLKSVYDKSNHTLPFKAELETTDAFIYGEEKEEWLVKEYGNTFNINVVTGQKTGFFIDQRENRKLLEHYSKGKKVCNTFCYSGGFSIFALQAGAELVHSVDSSQGAMDLTDQNVKLNFPDAQNHQSFTADVFNFLNEMPEQYDVIVLDPPAFAKHRKVLKNGLQGYRTINEKAMKNMKSGGVLFTFSCSQVVNQEQFRTVIFSAAARAGRQVQILHQLHQPADHPINIFHPEGEYLKGLVLRVV; encoded by the coding sequence ATGCAAAGCCCATTACCCATCATCAACCTCAAAAAAGGAAAAGAAAAATCTTTAGAGCGTTTCCATCCTTGGATATTTTCAGGTGCTATTCATCCTGTTCCTCAGGAAGTGAAAGAGGGCGATTTTGTAGAAATTCAAACACAAGATAAAAGATTTATCGGAATTGGTTATTTCCAAGTGGGCTCCATTGCCGTGCGAATGCTGACTTTCCAAAAAGAGGAAATCAATCAGGATTTTTGGAAAAGGAAATTACAATCTTCAATTGAGCTGAGGAAGACTGCAAATCTCTGGAATAATACTGAGACCAATGTTTTTAGATTAGTTCATGGCGAGGGAGATGGTTTCCCTGGTCTCATAGTGGATTATTATGACGGCTGTGTGGTTTTTCAAGCACATACAGTCGGAATGTACCAGATTAAGGAAGTATTCTTAGAAGCCCTAAAAGATCTATTAGGAGAGCAATTGAAGTCAGTTTACGATAAAAGTAATCATACACTTCCTTTCAAGGCAGAACTGGAAACCACGGATGCATTTATTTACGGAGAAGAGAAAGAAGAGTGGTTGGTAAAGGAATATGGCAACACCTTTAATATCAATGTGGTAACTGGGCAAAAAACCGGCTTTTTTATAGATCAAAGAGAGAATAGGAAATTGTTGGAGCATTACAGTAAAGGCAAGAAGGTTTGCAATACTTTTTGCTATTCTGGAGGGTTCTCCATTTTTGCTCTGCAAGCGGGTGCTGAATTAGTTCATAGTGTGGACAGTTCTCAAGGTGCAATGGATTTGACTGATCAAAATGTGAAATTGAATTTCCCGGATGCTCAAAATCATCAATCTTTCACAGCTGATGTTTTTAATTTCTTAAATGAAATGCCAGAGCAGTATGATGTGATCGTTTTGGATCCACCGGCATTTGCCAAGCACAGAAAAGTATTAAAGAATGGCTTACAGGGATATAGAACTATCAATGAAAAAGCCATGAAGAATATGAAATCGGGGGGTGTACTTTTTACTTTTAGTTGTTCGCAAGTAGTCAATCAAGAGCAATTCAGGACGGTAATATTTTCAGCTGCAGCCAGAGCAGGAAGGCAAGTTCAAATTCTGCATCAACTCCATCAACCAGCAGATCACCCGATTAATATTTTCCATCCTGAAGGTGAGTATTTGAAGGGTTTGGTATTGCGAGTGGTTTGA